Sequence from the bacterium genome:
TCACCGCATGGCAGCAGATGCCGTTGGTCACAGTCAGGAGCCGACCTCTCCGCTACCAGCCGACTGCCTGGTCGCACGGTGCTCCGTCCGAGTGGCCGACGGCGGCTGGCCTTGTTACTCCGACACCGGTGGTGACCGGCCGGTGGTGGTGTTGCTGCACCACCCTGGTCCCGCTGGAGACCGCCACCCTGGCCGCCGAGCACCTCACCGAACTGGACCTGCACCAGGTCACGCTGGTTTGCAACGACTGGCCGCGCGCAGCGCGTCATCCCTGCAATCGCCCAAGCAGTCACAGAGAGTCCGTCCTGTCAATCGTGTGGACCCGAGGACAGGAGCGAGCGCCTGCCCTGCCCTGCAGATGAGCGAGCTCCGCTCACGACGGCACTAAGGTAAAGGCGTGCGCTCGAGTAGCCATACTGCGCTCGGGCCCCCCTTCTCCTCTCGGTGGCGACACGTCCCTGGAGGAACGTGGAGAATTCGCCTCGCCGGACATCAGGTCGTGGTGACTGAAGTGTTCTGGGCCTATTGGTACCTGGCAGCCGAACGACAGCGGATGTTCTTTCGGCGAGTCATCGGCGAGCCTGGTCCTTGGACCGACGATCGTGTCCTTTCTCAGCACCGCTTCACGAACGCCTACCGGGCGTCGGATCGAGTCAGTCAGTATCTGCTCCATCATGTGATCTACGACCAAGATCGCGATTCCGTCGACACGACTCTCCGAGTTCTGCTCTTCAAGATCTTCAACCGTATCGAGACCTGGGAGCATCTTGTATCCCGCGTTGGCGAACCTAATGCGAGTTCGTTCGATCCCGACGAGTATGCTCGAGCCTTGGACGAACTATTCGACTCTGGTCATCGTCTGTACTCTGCTGCCTACATCATGCCGAGTCCGAGACTCCACCACCCGCGGAAACACCATAACCACCTCAATCTATTGCAGACTCTACTGGAGAGCGGCTTCATTAGCTCTCTAGCGAACGCGAGATCACTCGAGGCCTTATACCTCAAGCTGTGCACAGTGCCTTCATTCGGCTCATTTCTCGCATATCAATATGCGATAGACCTCAACTACACAACGCACTTTGACTTCGACGAAATGGAATTCGTTGTCGCCGGCCCGGGAGCCCTCCGGGGCATCGGTAAGTGCTTCGAGAGCACGGGATGCCTTGATCCCGAGAGAATTGTGGACTGCATGGCAGAGTCGGCGCACCAATTCCTAGGCTCGGGTTCAGAGCCATTCCTGAGTCTGTTCGGCCGGCCGCTGCAGTTAGTCGACTGTCAAAACCTCTTCTGCGAGGTGGACAAGTTCGCGCGAGTTCAGCATCCAGCACGGTCTAATGGTGGTCCGACTCGAATCAAGCAGCGGTACCGACCTGATAAGCGGCCACTGGCTCTCGGGTTCCCGCCGAAGTGGGGATTGCCTTGGAGTGCGGACGCCCCCACCGTCGTAGCCGAGGTGCCGCGGGATGATCTGCGGGCTCTCGGTGGTCCGCTCTCGCTGGTGCTGAGCGGGTAGGGAGGGCGGCCACCCGCCTCTGACCGCGAAGACTGCCGAGGACCGCGCCCGAACGGACCGGGGCGGGGTGCTTGCATGTCGATGTCGGGATTGCTAACATAGATGTTATGGAAAGCGACATCCCTTCGGGGGCACTGCCCCCTCCGCTGCCGAATCGCTCGACCCGCGAGTTGGGTGCCCCGGAGTTGTGCGCGATGGCGCGCACAGAATTGCAGAGCCATCTTGAATCGCTGCTCAGGGTTGGAGCGCCCAACTGCTCCCTCGATGAACCGGCTGGTGATGGCTCTCCCCGCGTCCCCAGTTTGGTGTCTGTCTGGTTGATCAGCCAGGTCGGTCAGATTGTGGGAACACCGAGGCTGGTGAAGCTGTCGGCTGTGCAGAGAGAGGACCTTTGCAGTCTCGCCGGTGTCGCGCGGGTGGCTCGTGGCGCTCTCGATTCGCTCGCTGCGGCAGCCTCGACATCATGAGTCACGCGCTGCGGCCGGTGGCCACGCTGAGTGAGGCATGGCTATTGGGGCTTGAGCATGCGCTGAAGTCATCCGAGGGGCGAATGGCCCATCTCGTCACCACGATCGAACATCCGGGAGTTGAGCTACCGGAGATCCGCGAAGGCTTGGACTGCGCGTTGGGCCGAGCAAACTCACCCAGCGTCGACACAGTGGCGCAGACGATCTTCCCGAAGTCGCTTTACCGAGACCCCGGAGAGATCTGGTCGCCAGGAATGCCCCGATCGCTCGAGCGGAAACTCGATGCCGCCGCGAACGACCTCTACGACAGATATCTCTCGATGCTCCCGATTCTCCTAACGGATCGAGCCAACAGCCGCGGCACATACTTCTCGCGCATGATCAGTTGGCCCGGAAAAGGGATCGGAGGCGTAAACCAGATTAGCCGAAGGATCCGGCGCATTCGCAACGAGTTGACAAATGAGCGGTCAACTCACAACACCCTTGACATCGATCTGTCCGCGGATTGCATCAGGGATGCCGAACCTTCTCAAGGGACTCAGATCTACGCGGCAACGGATGACCGCACTCGTGGGTTCCCATGTCTCGTCCATATCGATTTCACTCTGCTTGGCGGGGTGCTTCACTGCGTGGCAGTCTACCGCCATCATTACTTCGTCGAGAAGACTTACGGCAACTACCTCGGCTTGTCCTGGCTTATGCAGTTCCTGTGCCAGCAGAGTGGCGTGACACTCGGCGAGCTCGTGATTCATTCGACGCTCGCTGACGCTCAACCTAGCCACAAAGCACGTCCTCGAGATCTCGTGATGGAATTCTTGCCCGAGCTAGCCGCCGACACGGCAGATAGCAGGTGGTGAGACTCCCTGTGACTTGCCCAACTCGAGCTGACGAAACTCGCGATAAGCCACTAACCGACATTGTCGGAGTCGGGATCGACTTGGTTGATGTTGGCAACATGCGTGACCTTCTCACGTCGGGAGGTGACGCTTTCCTCGATTCGGTCTGGACTGAAAGAGAACAACGAGATTCGGAGGGCAGCCCAGAGCGTCTTGCCGGACGCTGGGCTGCCAAGGAAGCGGTCATGAAAGCGTTAGGACACGGCCTCGGTGACGTTGACCCGATCGATATCGAAACCGTCCGTCTCGATCGCGGCGCTTTAGAGGTTCGACTGCACGAGAGCGCTGCCACGGCAGCACGACTAGCCAGGATTCATAGAGTTCTTGTGTCGATCTCCCATGAGAGTGGGTGGGCCGTTGGGTGCGCGATCGCAATCGGTGTCGCCGTGGATGAAAAGGCGGACTCGTCAGAGGAAGGACAACTAGAGGAGGACGAATGCGTGACCAGCAGGAAGACAGGGCCATCATCGATGAGATCGAGCAACGAGAACTCGGTGCGCGACTGCGCGAATCTCGAGAGTACATAGGTCTCCTCCAAGAGGATGTTGCAGCGGCGTTGGGAATCCCTAGGGCCAGTGTCTCGGCGCTCGAAGCCGGTAAGCGACGCGTTACGTCCCTAGAACTCCGCCGACTTGCTCGACTCTATCGTCGGCCGGTCGGATGGTTTCTCGGTGACGAGGAGCCCGAAGTTGACACCTCAGCCCCGTTGTTCCGAGCAACTGCCTCCTTGTCCGAGAACGACAAGGTGCAAGTGCTGCGATTCGCCGAGTTTCTCGCGGGCGCTGGCCAGCCCGGGCCGGCGAGTGATACAGACGATCAGGGCTAGCCTCACATGACCACTGACTTCCACATGAGACGACTTCAAGCGGCAGCGGCTGCTATCGGGCTCCTCGCAGATACCGGGACCGATCAAGAGAGACAGATCGATGTGTTCGGTCTCTGCGAACGACTCGGATTGTGGCTTGCCTTCTTCTCACTGGACGATCTGCTCGGCGCGTTCATTCCAGAAGGCTCAGGCGGGATCCTCGTAACTACCGAACGCCCTGTAACCATGCAGCGCTACACCGTCGCTCACGAACTAGGCCATTGGCGGCTCGGCCATACAGAGGGCCCGGCATTGGACAGTGAGAAACAAGTTCATGGGGAAACCACAAGCGAGACGGAGTTGCTCGCTCAGATCTTCGCCTCCGCGCTCCTCATGCCTCCCCCTCTCATCTTCGGAGTGCTGCGACGGCTCGAAGTTCGTTCAGAACTGCTACCGATACACGCCTACACGGTCGCCCGCGAGGCAGGCGTCAGCTATGAAGCGGCAGTCCGACAACTCGCGAATCTCGAGATCATTGTCCCAAGTCAGATCCCCGAGTTGCTGGACACGGCGCCTCTCAGGATCAAGACCGAGATTGGAAACGGCCAGCGGCCGATCGTCGGAACGGCCGATGTCTGGCACGTTGACGAGCAGTGGGATGGCCACCGAGTCTCGGTGCGCGTCGACGACGAAGTGATTATCGCGCTCCCAGAGAATCGGAGCACTGGGTACAGGTGGGAGTTCGAGGGACACGAAGTCTTCCGGGAGGAACAACCTCCACCGCTGGCCCTGACCCCAGATTCAGCCACGGCGGCTTCTGAACTGCTGGCCGGACGGGAAGCTCTTGTACAGAGCATCGGAGCAGGCGAGAGGCATCCTGAAGCTCCACCCCGCTGGGATGCCGCCGAACCCGTTCACGCGGTGCAACCCGCGTTAGTGCACCCGGATGTCGAACTTGACGAGGGCGTGACTGTTGTGAACGACACGTACGTGAGTACACGCGCCCCTGACCTGCACGCAGAGGATGCTCGCCGCTCAAGGAAGGAGCAACTCAAAGCCGCGAGCGGTGATCAAGCTGCGGAGTTGACTAGCCCGGCGTCGCCGACGATCGGGGCAACCGGGCGGCGCGTGCTCCGAGTTCGATTCCAAAGGCCGGGGTCGATCCCGCTGCGCTTGAAATATCGGTCGTCGTACAACGATGCCGCTCCACATGAGCGATACGTGCTCAGCGCCGAGGTGGAGCCTCGACGCCGCGAGTTCTCAATCGAGCAGCTCGTAACAGCAGAGGACGAAGCCTGGGCGAACGACGTCCGGCAACGCCAAGACCTGTACACCACTGCGGACCTCAGACCGCGGGCAGTTTAATCGGGCTAGTCCAGGCCGTGCGAAGTTTCGCCGCTCGTCGGGCTGCCAGTCTCGCTCGCCCGCCCGTCGACCTTCGTCCGTATCTGCAAGCCGATGAGTGTGACCAGGGGCCCCGCCCCCTCTGCCTTCCGTTCTCAGTGTCGGCGGCCCACGAAATGGTGCGATCCCTGGTGAGCACCACCGCGCCAGAGGAACTCGCGCCTGAACCCCTCTGGAGTCATTGTGTGCAGTCCGGTCAGGCGACTCCCCAGGGGACGACGCTCCACGCAGTCGGAGAAGCCCTATCCAGCGACGGTCAACCCGTCCTCTCGGCTCGGCGCTACAACCCACTACTCGGAATGGCAACCGAGGCGCCACCCGCCGCAGCGTTGTCGTCGACTTGGCACATAGCCCAGGTGATCGACATGCCACTCGCACACGATGGCGTCGAGACGCTCATCGACGATGCGCTGTCGCTGTCATTGCCTGTCGTCCTCGTGATCGAGGTGACGTCGCAATTTGAGAACCCGACAGCAGCAGGGGAGATCTCCGTACCGCCGCTGACATCACCGACGAACGACTACCACTCGGTACTCGCCGTCGGCGCGGCGACCGACGCCACGATATCGACCCGACGCCTCCTCATCCGCAACAGCTGGGGCCCGCGGTGGGGTGCGGGCGGGTACGGTTGGCTGCCTCTCGACTACCTCATCGGATTCGCTGTTCAGGCAGGCTTAGTCGATCCGGCAAGTTGTCGTAGCACACCACCTCCACAAAATGGTACAGCGTAGGAGGATGCACTGATGGACTCAGAGAATGCCCTAACGCTGTCCGAGTATCAGCGCCTTGCGCAGCGTACGGATCGATTTCCAGTCGATCCTGCAGGAACGACCGACCCTCGACTAGGCCCACTACTCGGTCTCGTTGGGGAGATTGGCGCTCTGCTGGCTGGCTACAAGAAATTCCTCCGCGACGGCTCTGCTTACGAACTCTTTCAGGACAATGTGGAGGAAGAGTTGGGCGACATACTATGGTACCTGGCGAACGCCACTGAGAAATTCGGGCTATCGCTTGATGTAGTCGCCGCAAAGAACCTTCAGAAGACGTCGGATAGATGGATATCGCGTCGTGACTCGCCATTGCGCAAACGGCGGCCTTCCGACCACTTCGACGCGGGATATCGTCGTACTGAACAACTCCCACGCACCTTCACCGTAGAAATTCGCTCAGTCGAAGATCCCCACAAGCCCGAGCCGATGATCGAACTGGTGTGGAAAGGCAAAAAAGTTGCGAGTCGCTTGGGCGATAACACCTACGAGGACAGCGGATACCGATTTCATGATGCCTTCCATCTCGCAAACGCAGCTGTCCTCGGTTGGTCGCCCGTCGCACGTTCGCAGATTTTCGTACGAAAGCGCAAGAGCAATCCAACAGTAGATGCTGTGGAAGACGGAGGGCGAGCGATAGTCATCGAGGAAGCAATCGCCGCTCTCATGTTCGCATATGCACAACGGCACAACTTCCTCGAAGACATCACGAGGCTCGACTTCCAACTGCTGAAGACGTTCCAGACGTATACTGCTGGCCTTGAAGTCACCACTCGGGCGCTTTGGGAAGTAGAGGATGCGGTTTTGCAAGGTTTCGCAGTATGGAGACAGCTACGAAAGAACAGCGGTGGCATCGTACGCGGTGACTTGAGTCGATGCTCGCTTGAGTATGTCGGACCACTTCGTCACTCGTGACTCGCTAATCGTATGACGTGACCCCAACCGGCATCGACACCCAAGTCGAGTGTGTAAACCACGAGATGTCCGGCATCTCAGGCCTGTGGGCCGCCGGACCGCCAGCGACATGCACCTGGACAGCTGGTGCAAACGGCACTAGGCCCAGCGATGTGACGAACGGCCGATGCCTGCTGGTACGCGGGGCTTACACCGCAGGCTCGTCAAGTTCGCGAGCCACTTGTGTAGTCACCGTGACCTAACCGCGTAGTACGCCGGCTCGGGCCGGTGCTCCCATACCGGGGCCGGAATCCCCACCCGGCAGCGACCCGACCCCGCACACGTTGAGACCGCCGCCGCCCGGACGGGGCGCGCGGGCCGCTCAGGCGGTGCCGGAGACGACGAGGGTGACGGTCAGGTCCAGCACCGTGCGCCCGAGTCGCCTGAGCGTCTGCACGGACGGCTGGCGAGACCTTCCGTCGTCTGACTGGCGGTCCGCCATTCCATGCCTTCCACCTCGCCCCTCAGCTTCTCGAACTGCCCCTCCGTGGCCCGCTCTTCCATGGCCACCATCCCGCCGCGGAGTTCAGTCCCGGTCTTGCTGCGTGTCGGTGGGTTGGTCAGAGCGTCGGGGTGTGCGAGCACGTAGTGGTCGTGGTTATCGGCGTACGGTCGTACGTATAGCCTCGCTTTGTCGTCGGGGAGGCGGTCGAATCCGCACAGCGCGAGTGGTTGCGCTGTGCGGAGCGGATATAATGCGTTCTCACTGATCGTTCGACGAAGAACCGAGGTAGCCGATGTTCGTCACATTCATCATCGCTTCGCTTGTGCCCGCCGCCGCTCTCGTCGTCGGTGTCCTGTTGCGGCGCCGGTCGCCGGGGCTTGTCGCCGATTTGCGCGGCATCGCGCTGCAGACGGTCATCATCATGGTCGTGCTGCTCGCCATCGCCGGGGCCGTGGCCGGGGTCCTGTTGAACCGGGCCAGCGACGTGACCGGCGAACTGGAGGCCGCGGACGTATCCGCCACCCGCATCGACAGCGCAGTCGAGTGTCACCGGCACGAGATGGGGACGGGAGGTTCGGCCATTGGGGGCGATTGGAATGGGACCGCGGGGACATGCACCTGGACAGCTGCCGCCGTCGGCATCAACCCTCCGGACGTGACGAACGGCCGATGCGTGCTGGTAGGCGGGACCTACACTCCAGGCCAGACCAATATGAAAGCCAAGTGTGTCGTGACGGCGTGACCTAACCGTGTAGTACGCCGGCTCTAGTACGCCGGCTCGGGCCGGCGCTCCAATACCGGGGCCGGAATCCACCCGCTGAGCACTCCCGAGCCCGCCCACGTAGAGACCGTCAGCGCCCCGCCGCCCGGACAGGGCGCGCGGCCGCTCAGGCGGTGCCGCTGAGGGCGCCGGAATCCACCCGCTGAGCGCCCCGGCCCGGCACCTTGAGACCGCTGCCGCCCGGCCGGCGGTCCGCCCTTCCGTGCCTTCCACCTCGCCCCGCAGCTTCCCGAACCGCCCCTCCGTGGCCCGCCCCTCCATGGCACCATCCCGCCCCTCCCCGTCTTTCCGGCGCAGAGCCTGTCCTGGGCTTGATCCCGGCCCGCCCTCCATCGTCATTCCGGCGAGGGCCGGATTCCAGAGCCCCCCGCAGCCCTGCGCCCCTCGCCATTCCGGCGAAGGCCGGATTCCCCCCGGTCAGGCCCCGACCTGTGCCAGAGTCTCATTCCGTCATAGAGCGTTAGCGGATAGGCGATTGCCGCTGACCAGCAGTCCCGATCCGAGTGCGCTCTTGACTTCCTGCCGGTGCCGACGGATGCACCAGTAGAAGAGCAAATCCCCCGGTCAGAGGCTGTCCACACGCGTCTGATCGAGGGCAGGGCCGCGTGGGCCAAGTGTCGGGCTACAACTCGATGACGGGGCGGTCGTCGACTGCCGCCTCTAGGAGGTCGCGCATATCGGCGAGCGGTAGGTGTGCGGCCTCCACGAGCGACTCGGTCGTCAGCCCCGCTTCTACCTCCGTCCGGCGGACAGACCGCTCGAGGAGGAGTGGAGCCTCGGGCGCGCCCATCTCGCGATCGCCTGGCTCTTGTCGTCGCCATCCTCGGAAGGACATGTAGCGCATCGCTGTCTGGTAGGTGTCCGCTGAGATGATCCGGAGCGCCCGTGCCCGGAAGAGGAGTGCCGCGATCGAGACGCCCCAAGTGCGCTTCATCTCGGCGAGCCGCGACCAGTCCGGCGCATCGAGCCGTCGGGGCAATTCTTCCCGAGCGCTGGCTTCTGGCAGCAGAAAGGCGGCGGCGAAGTTGTGCGCCTGCTGCTCCGTCTCCTTGGTGCCGGGCTCCGCCCCCGCGTGCATCACCAGATGGCCCAACTCGTGGCCGGCGTCGAACCTCGACCGGACGTAGTTGTCGGACTTGTCGTCGGTCAGCAGCACGAGAGGGCGGCGCCCGATTCGGATCGAGAAGGCGTCCACGGCAGAGTTCCCCATTTTGAGCCGAGCGACAACGATCCCGTGGCGCTCCAGTGAGCGGACGACATGTGGGACGGGCTCGTGGCCCAAGCTCCAGACACTCCGGACCTGCTGGGCGATGTCCTCGATCTCCTCGCGCGCTGCGCCTCGGGCGGCCTGCAGGGTGGGGACAGCGACCTCTGGGATACGGACGTGCTGTTCGAGGGCGGCGACGAAGTCGCTCAGCAGCAGAGCCTGGGCACTCGCCCGCCGCCGTTCCCGAACGCTCGTTGAACGGAGGTTGCGGAAGTAGGTCACGGGTTGGCCGCCCGCTGGCCACTGCGCCGAGAAGAACGTCAGCGGCACGCCGAGCGTAGTGGCCAATTGCTGCACGGTGGCGGGTGAGGGCCGGAGCTTGCCCGCCTCGATCTGACTGAGCGCGGGCGGGGAGATCGCGTGACCCATCTTCTCCACGACGTCGCGTTGCGTCAGCCCCCGCAACTCGCGGGCGACCCGAATGCGGTCCGGGAGCAGTGGTCCAGACGGGACGGTGGGATCATCAGCCATCGTGTCTCCTCATACTATCGGCGACGGACTTGCCTGATGCTGACCATCAGTGCTAGAATATTAACTGATATAAGGATCGTCCGGTTGGATGGTCAGGGAGAAAGCGCCGCGGCACCACAGAGACCGCGGCGCGAGCGGTTCAAGGAGACGGAAGCACGATGCATTGCGAGCACAACATCCCGGAGACGAAGAAGGGCGCTGGCCACTGCGACATCCGCTCGGAGGTGAAGAAGCGCAACGGCAAGCCCAACTGGTGGTGCCGGACCCACGGCCTCGCAGCGTCGAACCCCGACGGGTCGCCGCTTGAGCGGTGCTCAGGGGCCTGGTTCGAGCCCGTCTCCGACGACATGCAGATCGAAGTCGACGCCGCGACCGGCGAGTTCGCTGCTTGGGGTGTGGTGCCTCCGGCCATTTCGATCGGCGAGGTCCGTTCGGAACCCGGAACGGTGCACAGCCACCTGCGCCGCGAGGCTGGTGGCGAGAAGATCATCGACGGTTCCTACGACATCGTGCGTGTCCACGCGGGCGAGGCTACTGAGACGATCGAAGGCATGGCCGCGCAGGCCTTCGCCCTCAGCGTTCTAACCGGGAACGACGTTCGACCGCTCGTGTGCCCGCACTGCGGCGAGGTGCACATCGACGAACTGAAGTTCGCCACTCATCCCCACGTCAAGCACCTCTGCAACTCCTGTGGGCGGAATTTCCGGGACCGCTCCCCGTCGATTTCGAACCCGCTGGGCGGG
This genomic interval carries:
- a CDS encoding nucleoside triphosphate pyrophosphohydrolase family protein produces the protein MDSENALTLSEYQRLAQRTDRFPVDPAGTTDPRLGPLLGLVGEIGALLAGYKKFLRDGSAYELFQDNVEEELGDILWYLANATEKFGLSLDVVAAKNLQKTSDRWISRRDSPLRKRRPSDHFDAGYRRTEQLPRTFTVEIRSVEDPHKPEPMIELVWKGKKVASRLGDNTYEDSGYRFHDAFHLANAAVLGWSPVARSQIFVRKRKSNPTVDAVEDGGRAIVIEEAIAALMFAYAQRHNFLEDITRLDFQLLKTFQTYTAGLEVTTRALWEVEDAVLQGFAVWRQLRKNSGGIVRGDLSRCSLEYVGPLRHS
- a CDS encoding helix-turn-helix transcriptional regulator → MRDQQEDRAIIDEIEQRELGARLRESREYIGLLQEDVAAALGIPRASVSALEAGKRRVTSLELRRLARLYRRPVGWFLGDEEPEVDTSAPLFRATASLSENDKVQVLRFAEFLAGAGQPGPASDTDDQG
- a CDS encoding putative DNA base hypermodification protein, with protein sequence MVTEVFWAYWYLAAERQRMFFRRVIGEPGPWTDDRVLSQHRFTNAYRASDRVSQYLLHHVIYDQDRDSVDTTLRVLLFKIFNRIETWEHLVSRVGEPNASSFDPDEYARALDELFDSGHRLYSAAYIMPSPRLHHPRKHHNHLNLLQTLLESGFISSLANARSLEALYLKLCTVPSFGSFLAYQYAIDLNYTTHFDFDEMEFVVAGPGALRGIGKCFESTGCLDPERIVDCMAESAHQFLGSGSEPFLSLFGRPLQLVDCQNLFCEVDKFARVQHPARSNGGPTRIKQRYRPDKRPLALGFPPKWGLPWSADAPTVVAEVPRDDLRALGGPLSLVLSG
- a CDS encoding ImmA/IrrE family metallo-endopeptidase; this encodes MTTDFHMRRLQAAAAAIGLLADTGTDQERQIDVFGLCERLGLWLAFFSLDDLLGAFIPEGSGGILVTTERPVTMQRYTVAHELGHWRLGHTEGPALDSEKQVHGETTSETELLAQIFASALLMPPPLIFGVLRRLEVRSELLPIHAYTVAREAGVSYEAAVRQLANLEIIVPSQIPELLDTAPLRIKTEIGNGQRPIVGTADVWHVDEQWDGHRVSVRVDDEVIIALPENRSTGYRWEFEGHEVFREEQPPPLALTPDSATAASELLAGREALVQSIGAGERHPEAPPRWDAAEPVHAVQPALVHPDVELDEGVTVVNDTYVSTRAPDLHAEDARRSRKEQLKAASGDQAAELTSPASPTIGATGRRVLRVRFQRPGSIPLRLKYRSSYNDAAPHERYVLSAEVEPRRREFSIEQLVTAEDEAWANDVRQRQDLYTTADLRPRAV
- a CDS encoding XRE family transcriptional regulator, with protein sequence MADDPTVPSGPLLPDRIRVARELRGLTQRDVVEKMGHAISPPALSQIEAGKLRPSPATVQQLATTLGVPLTFFSAQWPAGGQPVTYFRNLRSTSVRERRRASAQALLLSDFVAALEQHVRIPEVAVPTLQAARGAAREEIEDIAQQVRSVWSLGHEPVPHVVRSLERHGIVVARLKMGNSAVDAFSIRIGRRPLVLLTDDKSDNYVRSRFDAGHELGHLVMHAGAEPGTKETEQQAHNFAAAFLLPEASAREELPRRLDAPDWSRLAEMKRTWGVSIAALLFRARALRIISADTYQTAMRYMSFRGWRRQEPGDREMGAPEAPLLLERSVRRTEVEAGLTTESLVEAAHLPLADMRDLLEAAVDDRPVIEL